The following proteins come from a genomic window of Brevibacillus antibioticus:
- a CDS encoding DUF3298 and DUF4163 domain-containing protein yields the protein MELNQLPATVLTRTISRPNTTIYYPQLAGLANQQAEKDINRAIYQTVQGLIHEQQRVQVPGNTEMQGSYEIKTNERGIFSVVLSNYAYTPQMAHGMTFLGSITADIQTGKLYTLRELFKPGSDYVKVISENIKRQIKERNIPTLNGFTSIKPDQDYYLADKALVIYFQLYEITPYYVGFPMFPISVYELEPLINEKGPLSILSAD from the coding sequence GTGGAACTGAATCAATTGCCAGCTACTGTGCTGACACGGACGATTAGCCGTCCGAACACCACGATTTACTATCCCCAATTGGCAGGCTTAGCCAACCAGCAAGCGGAAAAAGATATCAACCGGGCGATTTATCAAACGGTTCAAGGATTAATTCACGAGCAACAACGGGTCCAGGTACCGGGAAATACAGAAATGCAAGGAAGCTACGAAATCAAGACAAACGAACGCGGTATTTTCAGCGTCGTGTTGAGCAACTACGCCTACACACCACAAATGGCTCACGGCATGACCTTCCTTGGGTCGATCACCGCAGATATCCAAACAGGCAAGCTGTATACACTGCGTGAATTATTTAAGCCTGGAAGTGATTACGTCAAGGTGATTTCCGAAAACATCAAGCGTCAAATCAAAGAAAGAAACATCCCCACACTCAATGGCTTTACTTCCATTAAGCCCGATCAGGATTACTACCTCGCCGATAAAGCATTGGTCATCTACTTTCAGTTGTACGAAATTACGCCTTACTACGTCGGTTTCCCCATGTTCCCCATTTCGGTCTATGAACTGGAACCGCTCATCAATGAAAAAGGGCCCTTGAGTATCTTGTCCGCAGATTAA